A portion of the Fulvia fulva chromosome 1, complete sequence genome contains these proteins:
- a CDS encoding Putative monooxygenase, whose product MDVIGTAVLSPPALCHTLSLHSLHLTCHAIAVNSGPRIRTGSDMRGVDIICAQGGEAGGHTGDIPSMVLLPACADICKQYTSPLTGKPVTLVAAGGINDGRSVAAALMLGASGVWVGTSFIPSVESKAPENWKKQIIEAGYDSLVKLTIWSGRPLRAMRNPYLDHWDKYRQAEIAELTSKGIVPLEYELDKLYKEGTLTDEIEESAALRPAGIVVGSVNKANQTAAQIVREMVTEAAESLSGAKNLANTAAAKL is encoded by the exons ATGGATGTCATCGGCACAGCAGTGCTTTCGCCGCCTGCACTGTGTCACACCCTCTCACTTCATTCACTTCATCTCACATGTCATGCCATTGCGGTGAATTCGGGCCCTCGCATTCGCACAGGCAGTGATATGCGGGGTGTCGACATTATCTGTGCTCAAGGTGGCGAAGCTGGAGGTCACACCGGCGACATCCCAAGCATGGTGCTTCTACCAGCGTGTGCCGACATCTGCAAGCAGTATACCTCACCTCTGACTGGCAAGCCTGTCACTTTGGTAGCCGCTGGCGGTATCAACGATGGCCGAAGTGTCGCAGCTGCGTTGATGCTTGGTGCAAGTGGAGTATGGGTCGGCACTAGCTTCATCCCTTCTGTCGAGTCCAAGGCGCCAGAGAACTGGAAGAAGCA GATAATCGAGGCTGGCTATGATTCTCTGGTCAAGCTAACAATCTGGTCCGGTCGGCCACTACGAGCAATGAGAAATCCTTATCTCGATCACTGGGACAAGTACCGGCAAGCGGAAATCGCCGAGCTGACCTCGAAGGGTATTGTGCCTCTAGAGTATGAGCTCGACAAGCTGTACAAAGAGGGTACCCTTACAGATGAGATTGAGGAATCAGCCGCCTTGAG ACCTGCTGGCATTGTGGTCGGCTCAGTGAATAAGGCGAATCAAACCGCAGCTCAGATCGTGCGTGAAATGGTGACCGAAGCTGCAGAGTCACTATCGGGAGCAAAGAATCTTGCGAACACTGCCGCAGCAAAGCTGTAG
- a CDS encoding Chromatin modification-related protein, whose protein sequence is MVKLPEYHTVHFYHDNDNACALTALVNGERYHVIADPKRLNHRSKAGKNISNRYRKLLANLKEAEADEGEAADGTAPLFVTKVENEESSSDDSKDSGVDVSPATDEDNDSHDDGPSGVLKRWMLSPLKDVFGKSPKADLYEGRSVQDWYHCPTHFYELHIEDGKLQAEEETSPPASFTKRTEVLIPSMPLPKYIRELKIPAIKASDVLVVRESSDPPPIHPALVRHEGNDYFLKVVDINQYQPMKREISVMKRIEAEGLQNEMKVPLLRGLVHFTTKGSNRSPHVMGFLMDVIENPTPLTHMLDSDVPEEKRSKWAEESARMVDLLHQHGIIWGDAKGDNLMVDANDDLWIIDFGGSYTEGWVDPELNETEEGDEMGVRRIVNGLTDPENNTIDPSDEAEDEQQDDGGGKDDAGEQGEDAADEGDHRTKNSGDTKARPNQGRSSDPMRDEKDNDDDEEMLDDADVEETAEIRRMRVKKVECCEDWENSYEESRSRDPLLKTEIMKLERFVDMKGKSCYGWGEAYGDEERSSTQSKKRSAAEQDRPAKQRKISENDTARGKDEKGYCYCDGPDSGRMLACDGKDCKQQWFHFECIGIEEAPDSKKWYCKECRS, encoded by the coding sequence ATGGTCAAACTTCCAGAGTACCATACAGTTCACTTCTATCACGACAACGATAATGCCTGCGCGTTGACTGCCTTGGTCAATGGCGAAAGATACCATGTCATTGCAGATCCGAAGCGCTTGAACCATCGGTCCAAGGCTGGCAAGAACATATCGAATCGCTATCGCAAGCTGCTAGCAAACCTGAAGGAAGCTGAGGCAGATGAAGGCGAAGCGGCGGATGGCACAGCACCATTGTTTGTGACGAAGGTTGAGAACGAGGAAAGTAGCTCGGACGACAGCAAAGATAGCGGCGTGGATGTCAGTCCAGCGACGGATGAGGACAACGACTCGCATGATGATGGACCTTCTGGAGTCCTGAAACGATGGATGCTATCACCTCTTAAGGACGTCTTTGGCAAATCTCCCAAAGCCGATCTCTATGAAGGTCGTTCTGTGCAAGATTGGTATCACTGCCCGACCCACTTCTACGAGCTTCATATCGAGGACGGCAAGCTACAGGCGGAGGAAGAGACATCGCCTCCTGCGTCTTTCACGAAACGGACGGAAGTTCTGATACCGTCAATGCCACTGCCAAAGTACATTCGTGAGCTTAAGATACCTGCGATCAAAGCTAGCGACGTCCTGGTCGTTCGCGAAAGCTCAGATCCACCGCCAATACATCCCGCGCTTGTTCGACACGAAGGGAACGACTACTTCCTGAAGGTCGTTGACATCAATCAATATCAGCCCATGAAGCGGGAGATCAGCGTCATGAAACGCATCGAAGCCGAAGGTCTGCAGAACGAAATGAAGGTACCGCTCCTACGAGGCCTTGTCCACTTCACGACCAAGGGTTCGAACAGAAGTCCCCATGTCATGGGCTTCTTAATGGATGTCATAGAGAACCCTACACCGCTCACACACATGCTTGACTCGGATGTTCCAGAAGAGAAGCGATCAAAGTGGGCAGAAGAGAGCGCAAGAATGGTAGATCTGCTGCACCAGCACGGCATCATTTGGGGTGATGCCAAGGGTGATAATCTCATGGTTGATGCGAATGATGACCTCTGGATCATCGACTTCGGCGGAAGTTATACTGAAGGCTGGGTGGACCCTGAGCTGAATGAGACCGAGGAGGGCGACGAGATGGGTGTGAGGAGAATAGTGAATGGGCTCACTGATCCAGAGAACAACACCATCGATCCAAGCGATGAAGCCGAAGACGAGCAGCAGGACGATGGAGGGGGCAAAGATGACGCTGGAGAGCAAGGTGAAGATGCAGCAGATGAAGGGGACCATCGGACCAAAAACAGCGGCGATACGAAGGCCAGGCCAAACCAAGGGCGGTCCAGTGATCCAATGCGGGACGAGAAAGACAATGACGACGACGAAGAGATGCTTGACGACGCCGATGTAGAAGAGACAGCTGAGATTCGCCGCATGCGAGTAAAGAAGGTCGAATGCTGTGAAGACTGGGAGAACAGCTACGAAGAGTCACGGTCACGAGATCCACTCCTCAAAACCGAGATCATGAAACTCGAACGCTTCGTTGACATGAAAGGCAAGTCGTGCTACGGCTGGGGAGAAGCATATGGCGATGAAGAACGGTCATCGACGCAATCGAAGAAGCGGTCGGCGGCTGAACAAGATCGACCTGCGAAGCAACGCAAAATTTCGGAAAATGACACTGCTCGTGGTAAGGATGAAAAAGGGTACTGCTATTGTGATGGACCTGATTCCGGACGAATGTTAGCTTGTGATGGTAAGGACTGTAAACAGCAGTGGTTTCACTTCGAATGCATTGGTATTGAGGAAGCGCCGGACAGCAAGAAATGGTATTGCAAAGAGTGCAGGAGTTGA
- a CDS encoding Pisatin demethylase: MHTHTIILAAAVAIVARLTYILYSLLTSSLRSIPGPFLARFTKLWYFNSIYKGQAHWDNISLHRKYAKDGAFYAPIVRLGPKMYSIAQPDQAVYGIGSKMPKSSWYEGWKHPSPDRWTMFPDRDIKRHAETRRKFQSMYSLTSLLHYEPFVDSVGAIFKLRLSEMATKGARVDMHHWLQCYAFDVIGNITYGHRFGFLDEGKDIDRCMTSLESSMMYSTLVGIYAWAHPYLYYFLEKYFPNSGAAGRSYIMSFVRKEIANREVVRKGLEAKGERPGPDGDAPRDFLDLAMDAEQDQEKGMTKYNVFMMGLSNIVAGSDTTAVSLSSVLWHLTTNPSVLAELRQELDMAITEGRMSRDRITLKESQDLPFLQACIKEALRMCAATGLPLWRVVPEGGIEMLGQYFPAGTEVGINSWVAHYDEDIWGPDAKQYRPQRWIEAQEDKERLREMESHYLPFGLGSRTCIGRHISFLEICKVIPMVVSNFDFDLTKSTQELKTENYWFVRPTDFEVQVRARK; encoded by the exons ATGCACACCCATACCATCATCCTCGCAGCGGCCGTTGCTATCGTTGCACGGCTCACATACATCCTTTACAGCCTCCTAACTTCTTCCCTCCGCTCCATCCCAGGCCCTTTCCTTGCCCGCTTCACGAAACTCTGGTACTTCAACAGCATCTACAAAGGTCAGGCTCATTGGGATAACATCTCTCTCCACCGCAAGTATGCCAAAGACGGAGCCTTCTACGCCCCCATCGTACGCCTCGGACCAAAAATGTACAGCATTGCACAGCCCGATCAAGCCGTCTACGGCATTGGATCGAAGATGCCCAAGTCGAGCTGGTACGAAGGCTGGAAACATCCCTCTCCCGACCGCTGGACGATGTTCCCGGACCGGGATATCAAGAGACATGCAGAGACGAGGAGGAAGTTCCAGAGCATGTACTCCCTCACCAGTCTTCTGCACTATGAACCTTTCGTCGATAGCGTTGGCGCCATCTTTAAGCTTCGCCTGAGCGAAATGGCAACGAAGGGTGCAAGGGTGGATATGCACCACTGGCTCCAATGCTACGCTTTCGACGTAATCGGGAACATCACCTACGGCCATCGCTTTGGATTCCTTGACGAGGGGAAGGATATCGATCGCTGTATGACTAGCCTCGAATCGAGTATGATGTACTCGACCCTCGTCGGGATCTACGCATGGGCGCATCCGTATCTTTATTACTTCTTGGAGAAATACTTCCCCAACTCGGGAGCGGCGGGGAGGAGCTATATCATGTCCTTTGTCCGGAAGGAGATTGCGAACAGGGAAGTGGTGAGGAAGGGGCTTGAGGCTAAGGGGGAACGACCTGGTCCTGATGGTGATGCGCCCAGGGACTTTCTGGATCTTGCCATGGATGCGGAGCAGGATCAAGAGAAGGGGATGACGAAGTATAATGTTTTCATGATGGGGTTGAGTAATATTGTGGCGGGGAGCGATACTACGGCTGTGAGTCTGAGCTCCGTACTCTGGCATCTCACGACGAATCCTTCGGTCCTGGCGGAGCTGAGGCAGGAGCTGGATATGGCTATCACAGAAGGAAGGATGTCTCGTGATAGAATCACGCTTAAGGAATCCCAAGATCTGCCCTTCCTGCAGGCTTGTATCAAGGAGGCGCTGAGGATGTGCGCGGCGACTGGACTTCCTTTGTGGAGAGTCGTGCCGGAGGGTGGTATTGAGATGCTGGGACAGTACTTCCCAGCCGGCACTGAAGTCGGTATTAACTCTTGGGTTGCTCACTATGATGAGGATATCTGGGGACCAGACGCGAAGCAGTACAGGCCACAACGATGGATCGAGGCGCAAGAGGATAAGGAGAGGCTGAGGGAGATGGAGAGTCATTATTTACCG TTTGGCCTGGGATCGAGGACTTGTATCGGGAGACATATCTCGTTTCTGGAGATCTGCAAGGTTATACCGATGGTGGTGTCAAACTTTGATTTCGATTTGACGAAGTCGACACAAGAGCTGAAGACGGAGAATTATTGGTTCGTGAGGCCTACGGATTTTGAGGTGCAGGTGAGAGCCAGGAAGTAG
- a CDS encoding DNA replication ATP-dependent helicase/nuclease dna2 produces MATRTKSFFDQDQRKPRPGQWSRRPYTTSNTYEPPIAPPPKPPIPATSQAKTKLKAFQFVPGESEEKRPSPEVDGMAQGSGNAARTSDSAASSNSIHKTPQVPHANTFPCTPGARLPIEDLIGDCDETNKPAPVQTSPEEQIGWIPNSSSELLTPNRRKRKRAKSSSPAGPHSSSQPDRTSAFFAGNGAPSTAKKTPAADPAADLWQRYASGKANGESMQLPEISNLIFQRSPRPMETPVKSGPLRRWASTGNDWPSTKNKRPCTTGRQSINVWQDQTAAEPSGKSKVATMVRKIQESLATQRLEQEQIKAVAKTADAPSSSSPLPEMGAESLTTPTTTSPLQTRQPNVRSPAKATSVLPSILERPPSQKPPSQRPTSQRQNIRPAQSGGVGSDYARSVGEPLNPSAPSALHLGSRAPLPAYKRPSITRPPSLPKVPQFVAPPPAPVDEFGDDAFDLTADDLDELLSQQPLEQRSLYDIPPHPQPPPPARPALTGQRPIMPQAKQETIMLDDDDDDEFGGDDIDDDSFAQAEFTATQALRKSPRKRSPRKGRSPRKVKSTQDHSANSQTVGSTPRLHRYVVKQVISGEYTNEKGRVCEEKVLRGEHERTKKSTAIALRGSWTASPIAKNDIVHLTYLRRSQIDSDAAASPPSQITLSDEEDSPFIIAHPDHMLSATTVADSFDCIRKAVLQDRIKATGETSKAMVYGSILHEIFQQALSNNRWDTPFLAQLVERTVQAHVEGLWELGMRDTAMAIEEVTAKMGELGAWAKVFVAAQPGNDALVDDRNGEKVQMAVSKLIAIEEHIWSPQFGLKGNVDATVQTTLHDGLSTKKLIVPFEVKTGRTTQSPAHRAQTALYTLLLSDRYDVAVEAGILYYLESSSMSRIAPPLMEVRQMVQQRNRLAALIFHARYPAKMLAPSIEAPSSSPDEYGDIDMSGEKPGTSPTQEIDESGLPPLLKNPYKCGRCYAQQSCFTYHALVERGNADSAGMVDDKKKNHSLIWHEAVRHLLGASTDRDRAELLKTWFSKWDRLLTFEESEQAKYKKEIWTMPSAEREAHGRCFGNLVMARDLTNAATHVTQQVVDGIEGSGGKINRFAYVFSRSSATQGASFTEGSQLHLGEPIVVSSEQGQWALANGYVVAISRHEITVAVDRRLGNSRQRLEGFHDTDNQAFRGTMTVGKEDEALSAAGEERQLYRLDKDEFSNGLALVRNNLVNLMSSRPVHTKLREQVVFNSEPTFNTTSTPAAAQPTQLGDMNEDQQNAVTKVLAAQDYALILGMPGTGKTTTIAQLIRALLAQGKSILLTSFTHTAVDNILLKIRDIAPAGSILRLGVPAKINTQVQEFCQLAATPRTSIDEIDAAYMESKIVATTCMGTNHALFQRRSFDVCIVDEASQITLPTILGPLLHARKFVLVGDHFQLPPLVQSRSALEGGLDISLFRQLSEQHAEAVAALGRQYRMCEEIMMLSNELIYHGQLRCGNDAVAKRSLQCTSDQEAFGKFHRPSTIQASSCTSDATCWLRHATDPHRKVVYANTDALGKTALETLTGGKNITNQLEATLAAQLVLTFLAMGVPAAEIGVITLYRSQLALIRQLFKKAGISTDVEIDSADRFQGRDKECIILSMVRANEQGIVGDLLKDWRRVNVALTRARSKMVVLGHGKTLKHNDLLRKFLALVERERWMLSLPRGADESHAFNFSTQVTQHLVLEGASPSDKRRLQPSPTKKMKPGSQQSPSKEKRILQPSQNAANKSPAKKGSEGGKDVRRIDGRVATGGGKKMRMMREQVAVEIFEDLTGEEF; encoded by the exons ATGGCGACGCGCACTAAGAGCTTCTTCGACCAAGATCAGAGAAAG CCACGACCTGGTCAATGGAGCCGACGACCGTATACTACGAGTAATACGTATGAGCCACCGATCGCCCCTCCGCCGAAGCCACCGATTCCGGCTACGTCACAGGCGAAGACGAAGTTGAAGGCCTTTCAATTCGTGCCCGGCGAGAGCGAGGAGAAAAGACCGAGTCCAGAGGTGGACGGTATGGCGCAAGGGAGTGGCAATGCTGCCAGAACGAGCGACTCGGCTGCGTCGAGCAACAGCATACATAAGACGCCGCAAGTCCCGCATGCGAACACGTTCCCATGCACACCTGGAGCACGACTGCCGATCGAGGATCTGATTGGCGACTGCGATGAGACGAACAAGCCCGCACCAGTGCAGACATCACCCGAGGAGCAGATAGGCTGGATACCCAACAGCTCGTCGGAACTGCTTACACCCAACAGGCGGAAGCGGAAACGAGCGAAGAGCTCTTCACCCGCTGGTCCGCATTCCTCTTCACAACCAGACAGAACTTCTGCTTTCTTTGCTGGCAATGGTGCCCCATCAACAGCGAAGAAGACACCCGCAGCAGACCCGGCGGCCGATCTTTGGCAGCGATATGCCAGTGGGAAAGCGAATGGAGAGAGCATGCAGTTGCCAGAGATCAGTAACCTGATCTTTCAACGCTCGCCCCGACCAATGGAGACGCCGGTGAAGAGTGGACCACTGCGTAGGTGGGCAAGCACGGGCAATGACTGGCCCAGTACGAAGAACAAGAGACCATGTACCACAGGCAGACAGAGCATTAATGTGTGGCAAGACCAGACTGCAGCCGAACCCAGTGGCAAGAGCAAGGTCGCGACAATGGTGCGGAAGATCCAAGAGTCGCTAGCTACACAGCGATTGGAGCAAGAACAGATCAAGGCGGTTGCGAAGACAGCAGATGCACCGTCGAGCTCGAGTCCGCTTCCCGAGATGGGTGCTGAGAGCTTAACAACTCCCACAACCACGAGTCCGCTCCAGACACGACAGCCGAACGTGAGGAGCCCCGCCAAGGCCACGAGCGTGCTTCCGAGCATTCTGGAGAGACCGCCCTCACAGAAGCCACCTTCACAACGCCCAACCTCGCAACGACAAAACATCAGACCTGCACAGTCTGGCGGCGTAGGCTCCGACTACGCAAGGTCTGTCGGCGAACCGCTCAACCCGAGTGCGCCTAGTGCGTTGCACTTGGGAAGTCGAGCGCCACTACCAGCGTACAAAAGACCATCAATTACACGGCCACCGAGTCTGCCGAAGGTACCGCAATTCGTTGCGCCTCCTCCTGCACCGGTGGATGAGTTTGGTGATGATGCCTTTGACTTGACTGCGGACGATCTGGACGAGCTGCTGTCTCAGCAACCGCTTGAACAGCGATCACTTTATGACATTCCACCCCACCCACAGCCGCCGCCGCCTGCACGACCTGCTTTGACAGGTCAGCGCCCGATAATGCCTCAAGCAAAACAAGAAACGATCATGCTAGACGATGATGACGATGATGAATTCGGAGGAGATGACATCGACGATGATTCATTTGCTCAGGCGGAGTTCACTGCCACTCAGGCATTACGG AAATCACCACGTAAGCGCTCGCCACGCAAAGGGCGAAGTCCGCGCAAGGTCAAGTCGACGCAAGATCATTCCGCCAACAGCCAGACCGTTGGATCTACTCCGAGACTCCATCGCTATGTCGTAAAGCAAGTCATTAGTGGCGAGTACACGAATGAGAAAGGCCGGGTGTGCGAAGAGAAAGTCCTCCGCGGCGAACATGAAAGGACAAAGAAGTCAACAGCTATTGCCCTTCGTGGATCATGGACCGCCAGCCCTATCGCCAAGAACGACATTGTTCACCTCACCTACCTCCGTCGGAGCCAAATCGACTCGGATGCCGCCGCATCACCGCCCAGTCAGATCACATTATCGGACGAAGAAGACAGCCCTTTCATCATCGCCCACCCAGATCACATGCTCTCCGCCACGACAGTAGCTGATTCATTCGATTGCATTCGGAAGGCGGTGCTGCAGGACCGCATCAAGGCTACAGGTGAGACGAGCAAGGCCATGGTATACGGCAGCATCCTCCACGAGATCTTCCAGCAAGCCTTGAGTAACAATCGCTGGGACACGCCCTTCCTCGCCCAGCTTGTGGAACGAACGGTGCAAGCCCACGTCGAAGGCCTGTGGGAGCTCGGCATGCGGGACACAGCGATGGCTATTGAGGAAGTCACTGCCAAGATGGGCGAGCTTGGTGCTTGGGCAAAAGTCTTTGTCGCAGCACAGCCTGGCAATGATGCTTTGGTTGACGATCGGAATGGCGAAAAAGTCCAGATGGCGGTCAGCAAGCTCATCGCGATCGAGGAGCATATCTGGAGTCCACAATTCGGGTTGAAGGGGAATGTTGATGCGACGGTGCAAACAACGCTGCATGATGGACTGAGCACGAAGAAGCTCATCGTGCCGTTTGAGGTCAAGACTGGCCGCACGACCCAGAGTCCAGCTCATCGAGCTCAGACGGCGCTGTACACTTTGCTGCTGTCAGATCGCTACGATGTGGCTGTTGAGGCTGGTATTCTGTACTACCTTGAGAGCTCGAGCATGTCCAGGATTGCGCCACCTCTGATGGAAGTACGACAAATGGTGCAACAGCGGAATCGGTTAGCAGCTCTTATTTTCCATGCTCGATATCCAGCAAAGATGTTGGCACCATCTATCGAAGCTCCAAGCTCGAGTCCGGATGAGTATGGCGATATTGACATGAGTGGGGAGAAGCCAGGCACGAGTCCGACCCAGGAGATTGACGAGTCTGGTCTGCCACCGTTGCTGAAGAATCCGTACAAGTGCGGACGATGCTACGCTCAGCAGAGCTGTTTCACCTATCATGCACTCGTTGAGAGGGGAAATGCGGACAGTGCGGGCATGGTCGACGACAAGAAGAAGAATCACAGTCTGATCTGGCATGAAGCTGTTAGGCATCTGCTTGGAGCATCCACAGACCGCGATCGAGCAGAGTTGCTGAAGACATGGTTCAGCAAGTGGGATCGGCTGCTCACCTTCGAAGAAAGCGAACAGGCGAAATACAAGAAAGAGATCTGGACCATGCCCTCTGCAGAGCGTGAAGCTCATGGTCGATGTTTTGGCAACCTCGTCATGGCACGCGACCTTACGAATGCTGCAACGCATGTGACTCAGCAGGTCGTTGACGGAATCGAGGGCAGCGGCGGCAAGATCAATCGCTTTGCCTATGTGTTCAGCCGCTCCAGTGCGACGCAGGGAGCCAGCTTCACGGAAGGCAGCCAGCTGCATCTTGGAGAGCCGATCGTTGTCTCCTCCGAGCAAGGTCAATGGGCTCTGGCGAACGGTTATGTTGTTGCGATCAGTCGACATGAAATCACCGTTGCCGTTGATCGCAGATTGGGAAACAGCAGGCAGAGGCTTGAGGGCTTTCATGATACTGACAACCAGGCCTTCCGGGGTACGATGACTGTTGGCAAGGAAGATGAGGCACTGTCAGCCGCTGGGGAGGAGCGGCAGCTGTACCGTCTGGATAAGGATGAGTTCTCGAATGGACTGGCGCTGGTCCGCAACAACCTCGTCAACTTGATGAGCAGTCGTCCCGTTCACACGAAGCTTCGCGAACAAGTTGTCTTCAACTCCGAACCGACTTTCAACACGACCTCGACACCAGCGGCAGCGCAACCGACACAGCTTGGCGACATGAACGAAGATCAGCAGAACGCAGTCACGAAAGTCCTCGCCGCCCAAGACTACGCTCTCATCCTAGGCATGCCCGGCACCGGCAAGACCACAACCATCGCCCAACTCATCCGCGCCCTACTAGCACAAGGAAAGAGCATCCTTCTCACAAGCTTCACCCATACAGCAGTCGACAACATCCTTCTCAAGATCCGCGACATTGCTCCTGCTGGCAGTATCCTCCGACTCGGCGTTCCCGCCAAGATTAACACTCAAGTCCAAGAATTCTGCCAACTCGCCGCAACGCCGCGAACGAGCATCGATGAGATCGATGCTGCGTATATGGAATCGAAGATCGTCGCGACGACGTGTATGGGTACGAACCATGCTTTGTTCCAGAGGAGGAGTTTTGATGTTTGTATTGTGGATGAAGCGAGCCAGATCACTCTGCCGACGATTCTGGGGCCATTGCTGCATGCGAGGAAGTTTGTATTGGTTGGAGATCATTTTCAGCTTCCACCGCTGGTGCAGAGTCGGAGTGCACTGGAAGGTGGTCTGGACATCAGCCTATTTCGTCAACTAAGCGAGCAGCATGCTGAAGCTGTCGCCGCGCTGGGACGGCAGTACCGCATGTGTGAAGAGATCATGATGCTGTCTAATGAGCTCATATACCATGGCCAGCTCCGCTGTGGGAATGATGCAGTCGCGAAGCGAAGTCTGCAATGCACCAGCGACCAAGAAGCTTTTGGAAAGTTCCATCGGCCATCCACAATCCAAGCCTCATCCTGCACAAGCGACGCAACCTGCTGGCTCCGGCATGCTACGGACCCACATCGTAAAGTTGTCTACGCCAATACTGACGCCCTGGGAAAGACGGCCCTGGAGACACTGACGGGCGGGAAGAACATCACGAATCAACTCGAAGCCACGCTCGCGGCGCAGCTCGTCCTGACATTCCTAGCGATGGGGGTCCCCGCGGCAGAGATCGGTGTGATTACGCTGTATCGCTCGCAACTCGCGCTCATTCGACAATTGTTCAAGAAAGCTGGCATTTCGACTGATGTGGAAATCGACAGCGCGGATCGATTCCAGGGTCGCGACAAGGAATGCATCATCCTCTCCATGGTGCGCGCGAATGAACAGGGAATCGTGGGCGATCTTCTGAAAGATTGGAGGAGAGTCAATGTTGCGCTAACGAGGGCGAGAAGTAAGATGGTGGTGCTGGGACATGGAAAGACGTTGAAACATAACGACTTGCTGAGGAAGTTCCTTGCTCTTGTGGAGAGGGAGAGATGGATGCTCAGCCTGCCACGCGGTGCGGATGAAAGCCATGCTTTCAACTTCAGTACGCAGGTGACGCAGCACTTGGTGCTGGAGGGGGCGAGTCCAAGTGATAAGAGACGATTGCAGCCAAGCCCGACGAAGAAGATGAAGCCAGGGAGCCAGCAGAGTCCgtctaaggaaaagaggatCTTGCAGCCTAGTCAGAATGCTGCTAATAAAAGTCCTGCCAAGAAGGGTAGCGAAGGAGGCAAGGATGTGAGGAGGATTGATGGGAGAGTCGCGACAGGAGGAGGGAAGAAGATGAGGATGATGAGGGAGCAGGTTGCTGTTGAGATCTTTGAGGATTTGACGGGGGAGGAGTTTTGA